A segment of the Aureimonas sp. SA4125 genome:
CACGAGGAGCACGGGAGCCATGCCCGCGGCCACGAGGGCATTGAACGCGGTGAGCGACCCTTCGACGGCGCCGACGAAGGCGATTCGCGGACATCCGGCCGAATTCGGCTTCAGCAGTGTCGTCGGCACGTCCCCTCCGATCCTCGTCTTCAAGAGCCCTGTATGTTCGCCAGGGAGGGGTCTTCTCCAACCTATCCATTAGCAGTAGGCCCACCGCGGCCCTTCCTCCAATGACCATCTACCGTGCGCGCGTGGATCGGCGATCCTCGACGCGACGGCGCCGCGTGACCGCTCGAATCCACAAGGATCGCTCGAGCAGGTGGGGGCCGCAGATGCGGGCTCGGCCTTCGCCATCGCTCCTGTCGGAAGAGGCTTGATGAAGCGGATCTGCGTCCTCGTGACCTCGGCCGGCCGGCGAGTCGGCCTTCTCCAGTGCTTCCGGCAATCGGCGCATGACCTCGGCATCGATCTCAGGATCGTGGCGTGCGACGTCGAGCCCGAGGCAAGCGCGGCCTGCCGCATGGCCGACGAGGCCGTCAAGGTGCCGGCCTGCGACGACCCGCACTACATCGACGCGCTGCTCGCGATCGTTCGCCGGGAGGGCGTCTGTCTCGTCGTTCCGACCATCGATCCGGAACTCGGTCCGCTGTCCGAGTCGCTGGACCGCTTCGCCGCGCTGGGTGCGCGGGTTCATGTCAGCGCGTCGGATGTCGTCGCGGTCTGCCGCGACAAGCTGCAGACCGCGCGCGTCCTCGAGCGGGCCGGCGTGCCCGTGCCTTTGACGGTCGCCCTCGCCGAGGCGGACGACACCCTTCCATGGCCGATGATGATGAAGCCAGTCGGCGGCAGCGCCAGCCGAGGGATCCGCGTCGTCGCCGGTAGAAGCGAGGTGCCGGAAAGCACGAGCGAGCCGATGGTGCTCCAGCAACTTCTGGCCGGACCCGAATTCACGATCAACATCTTCGTCGATCGGACCGGTCGCCTGCGCGCCGTCGTCCCGCACCGGCGCCTGAGGGTGAGGGCCGGGGAAGTCGAGAAGGGACGGACGGAGCGTGATGCAGCGTTCGGCGTCCTCGCCGAGGGGCTGCTTCGCGCGTTTCCGTCGGCCCGCGGCGCCCTCTGCTTCCAAGCCATACTCGACGAGACCGTCGGCCTTCGGGTCTTCGAGATCAACGCCCGTTTCGGCGGCGGCTATCCGCTCGCCCACCATGCCGGAGCGGAATTCACGCGCTGGCTGATCGAGGAAGTCGCCGACCTTGCCGACTCCGCGAATGACGGCTGGCGGGAGGGCGTGACCATGTTGCGCTACGACGCCGCCGTTTTCCATGGCTGAAGGGGAGTGGCAGGGATGGCAAGGCCGCTGGTCGTCTTCGATCTCGACGACACGCTGTATCTCGAGCGCGACTTCGCCAGGAGCGGCTACAAGGCCGTCGAGCGCGTGCTGGGTGACCGCTGCCTGTCGGAGGGCTTCGCCGAACTCTGCCTCGACCTCTTCGACGCCGGCGAGCGCGGCCGCATCTTCGACAGGGCGCTGGAGCGGATCAGGCTCGATCCCGAACCTCTCCTCGTCGCGGAACTCGTGAAGGCCTATCGCGGCCATCGGCCGGACATCGCGCTCGCGCCCGACGCCGAACGCTATCTCGCCGCCCGGTCGGGCGGCATCAAGGGCGCGCTGATCACCGACGGTCCGGCGGCGACGCAGGAGGCGAAGATCAGCGCGCTCGGTCTCGGCAATCACTTCGGGTGCATCGTCTGCACGGGTCGTCTCGGCACGCGTTTCGGCAAGCCGCATCCGCGCGCCTTCGAGATCGTCGAACGCTGGGCAGGTCCGATCGGACTGCCGCTCGTCTACGTGGCGGACAATCCGCGGAAGGACTTCGTCACGCCGAACATCCGCGGCTGGGCGACGATTCAGATCGAAAGGCCGCAGCGCGTGCATCGTCACCGCGCGGCGGAGCCCAGCTACCAGGCGCACGCGTCTATCGAGAGTCTCGATGAACTCGACGCCTGTCTCGACGCGATGCGAGATGATTTCCGAGCGTCCCCAGGACGCCTGTGGCGGGAGACGACCGCGTGAAAGAGATCGACGCAGACCGGTGGACCGCGAGGCGAATGGGCCGACACAGGTCCAGGAAGCAGGGCGGCCGGCCGACGCGCGCGGTATTCGTGCTCGCGGGCCTCGATGCCGGCGGGACGGAAAAGATCGTCAATATGCTGGCCCATCACCGCGTTGCCCGTGGCGATACGGTCGACGTCGTCGCGCTGAACGCAGAGAGCGCCGGCTCCTTCTTCCCCTATCAGGAAGGAATCGCCATTCATGCCCTCGGCGACCGGACCGGTCCAAGGTTCCTGCGCAGTCTCGTTCGCTTCTGGCGCCTGCGGCGGCTCCTCCATCGGCTCCAGCCGGACGTCGCCCTTTCCTTTCTCACCAAGGTCAACGTCATAACGGCGATCGCCGCAACCGGCCTCGGCATTTCCCTCATCCTGTCGGAGCGCAACAACTTCCTGATCCAGAAGATGCATCCGCTCTGGCCCGCGCTCTTCGCACGGGTGGCGCAGGGGCGGCGTCTCGTCATGCAGACTGCACAGGCACGGTCCGCCTTGCCGGCAGCGCTCCAGTCCGATGCCGTGGTGATCCCGAACCCCATCTCGCCGCCGCCTCCGATATGGGAGCTGCCGGACTATCGGCCGGCCTTCGTCGCGGTCGGCCGCCTCGACCGGCAGAAGGGCTTCGATCTCCTCATCGACGCGTTCGCAAGCGCGCTGCCGCGACTGCCTTCGGCATCTCTCGCGATTTTTGGAGAAGGACCGGAACGCCGATCGCTCGAAGAGCAGATGCGGGCGCTGGGGCTCGGAGAACGCGCCGTCCTGCCGGGGGTGGCGAAGTCGCCGGACGACTGGATGGCGGCGGGCAGCGTCTTCGTTCTGAGTTCCCGGTTCGAGGGCTTCCCGAACGTGCTGTTGGAAGCTCTCGCGAGGGGTGCGCCGGTCGTCGCCTTCGACTGCCCCTGGGGCCCGTCCGAGATCCTTCGCGCGTCGGGTGGCTACCCTCTCGTGCCGCCCGGCGACACCGATGCGCTCGCCGAAGCGCTCGTCCGGGTCGACCGGGACCCGGAACTGCGTCGGCGCATGGCGGATGCGGGCCCCGCCATCGCGGCCGGATACACTCCTGCCGTTGTCTTCGCGAAATGGGACGCTCTGATCGACGACGCGATGCGGGAACGGACCGTTCGCGTGGCCGATCCTGCTGCCGAGAGGACAGGACCCGTATGCGGCGGGGCCTGACTGTCGTCGGTTCCCTGCGCCCGGAGGGATCACCCGGAAATCGTATGACGACCCGGCCCCGTCATGCCCCCGGTTTCAGATAGAGAAGCCCCGTCCCGTAACGGTCCCGAAGATCGAAGTCCGGAACCGGGCGGTAGCCGTGCGACAGGGCGTAGTCCAGGAACGGCTTCTCGAGCGTCTGCTCGAAGCCGAGCAGGAAGGCGGCCGGGGGTTCGGCGTCCAAGATCGCGGGAATGCCGGCGGGAGAAACCATCCGGTAGTATTTCGCCAGTGTCGGCGGTGTGATCGCGGCGGTGCGGTAGGCGAAGATGCCGGTGGCGAGCTCGGGATAGACCGGTAGGCCGCCTTCCAGCGGATAAAGCGGCGCGAGCGTCGCAACCCGGCCCTGCAATCCGGCGTCCCGCAGCCGCTGGGCGATGTCGTCTCCGGCAGCGTGCACCTTCGCCACCGCCCATCGATCCGGCCGCACCAGCGTGCCGACATGCTGGACGAGACGGGGCGCCTGCGCGAGGAACGCGACCGCGCTGGCCGCGAGCAGGACCGCCGCCGCCCGGTCCCGGCCCTCCGGCGAAAGCTCGGCGGCCAAGAGGGCGAGCGCCAGCGGCAGACAGACGAAGAGCGGCGCGAAATATTGCGGAAAGCTCGGGGTTGGCATCAGGCTGAGGACCGCGCTCACGCAGAAGGCGCAGGCGACGAGCATCAAGCCGGCGCCCGACCCGCTGCGGCGCCCGCGAGGGTCGTGCCACCGCACGATCGCGAGCAGCATCAGCGCGACGAGCGCGACGCCGTTCACGCCGCCGATCCAGATGTCGTGTGCGAACAGCAGCTTGTCGAGGGTCGACGTCACCGCGCCCTCGTCCGGCGCCCCCGCCGACAGCCAATATTGCGCATGCGGGCCGAGATGATAGCCGAGGACGTGGGCGATGAACCGGACGGGATCGGACGCAAGATAGTAGAGGACGGGAACGGCTCCCACGATGCCGCCGGCCGCGAGGGGCAGCGTGACGCGCTTCAGGCGCTCGGGCAGCGCGATCGCGCGCGGCAGCAGGAGCGAGGCGATCGCGACAGGCAGGATGAACGCGACGCCGCTGATCTTGAAGACGGTGGCGAGGGAGAGACAGACGCCGGCAAAGGCCGCCATCCCGCTTCGGGCCGGCGTCGAGGAGACGGCCAGAACGAACAGGCCGAGCCCGAGAAGGGAGAAGGGGAGAGGGAGGAGATTGTTGGTTGCCGTCATCCCGGTCTGCGAGAGAAGCAGTTCGTTGCAGAGCGACACGACGACGATGCTCCAACTGATCCAGAGCGAACGGGTCAGGGCGTAGCTGAGGACGGCGATCCCGGCGATCAGAAGCAGCCACCCCGCGAAGACGCCGAGGCGGGCATCGAACAGCAGGTGGTCGGAACCGAGCAAGCGGCGCACCGCGTGGAACAGCCAGGCGGAACCCGGCGTGTGATTGTAGAAGAAGTCGCCGTACAGCGTCTGGTCGTCCAGCAGGCGCGTCGGCGGCACATAGAGTTGCTCGTCGCGCCGCGGCTCGAAATTCATGAGACGAAGGAAGAGGCAGAGCACCAGCGCGCCGGAGAGGAGCGGCATCACGGCGGTCGTCGTCAGCGGGCGAAAACCCACGCGTCGCTCGGCTTCGATGAACATGTTCCCGCTCCCTGCCGGCGCAACGGACGCGGCGTTCGGCGCCCTGACTTTTCCTAATGGAAGCGCATGCGCGGCGCGCCTTGTCGCGGCTAGGCCTTTCAGCCTCTGCGCCGTGCGGCCGATCCGCCGAAGTGACAGCTTTTGCGCCCGTACCTCGTTCCGACCCTTCGTCCGGACGGTCGAACCTGTCGCCGGCCCACCCTTGCCTAAGCCTTTCGGTCACAGAGGCTGCGCCACGATCCCTCGAAGAGACAAACATCCGACGGCACGATTACCTGTAACACTGCCGTATCAATTCTCACGGCAGACGAGGCAGTCATGAAGGTGGTTCTTTTGGCCGGCGGTCTCGGATCCAGGCTCGCTGAAGAAACGAAACGCGTGCCGAAGCCGATGGTCGAGATCGGCGGCCGGCCGATCATCATGCATGTCATGGATATCTACAGCCATTGGGGCTTCCACGACTTCATCGTCGCGGGCGGATACAAATGCATGTCGATCAAGGCCTTCTTCCACAACTTCCATCTATCGACGGCGGACTTCACCGTTTCTCTCGGAAGCGGCGCGATGACGCTGCTCCAGACGCGCCCGCTCGACTGGAACGTGTCCGTGGTCGACACCGGACTTGCCACCATGACCGGCGGCCGGCTCCTCCTCCTCCGGGACTGGATCGGCCGCGACACGTTCATGGTCACGTATTCGGACGGTGTCGGCAACATCGATCTCAATGCCCTTCTGGCCTTCCATCGCTCCCACGGTCGCCTTGCGACGGTCACCGCCGTGCGCCCGCCCGCCCGCTTCGGCGCCTTGGACATCGAGAACGGTCGGGTCGTCGACTTCAGCGAGAAGGTGCGCCAGCGCGAAGCCTGGATCAACGGCGGCTTCTTCGTGTTCGAGCCGGGGGTCCTCGACTACATCCCGGCGCTGTCGGAACCGCTCGAGCTGTCGCCCCTTGCGCGCCTCGCCAGCGACGGCGAGCTCTACGCGTTCCAGCACGATGGCTTCTGGCACCCGATGGACACGATCCGCGACCGTGACCATCTCGACGGTCTTTGTTGCGACGGCACGCCGCCTTGGCTGAATTTCATGCCGGACTACCCGGTCTCGCTGTCGCAGTCTGCAGC
Coding sequences within it:
- a CDS encoding ATP-grasp domain-containing protein, with protein sequence MKRICVLVTSAGRRVGLLQCFRQSAHDLGIDLRIVACDVEPEASAACRMADEAVKVPACDDPHYIDALLAIVRREGVCLVVPTIDPELGPLSESLDRFAALGARVHVSASDVVAVCRDKLQTARVLERAGVPVPLTVALAEADDTLPWPMMMKPVGGSASRGIRVVAGRSEVPESTSEPMVLQQLLAGPEFTINIFVDRTGRLRAVVPHRRLRVRAGEVEKGRTERDAAFGVLAEGLLRAFPSARGALCFQAILDETVGLRVFEINARFGGGYPLAHHAGAEFTRWLIEEVADLADSANDGWREGVTMLRYDAAVFHG
- a CDS encoding HAD family hydrolase, producing MARPLVVFDLDDTLYLERDFARSGYKAVERVLGDRCLSEGFAELCLDLFDAGERGRIFDRALERIRLDPEPLLVAELVKAYRGHRPDIALAPDAERYLAARSGGIKGALITDGPAATQEAKISALGLGNHFGCIVCTGRLGTRFGKPHPRAFEIVERWAGPIGLPLVYVADNPRKDFVTPNIRGWATIQIERPQRVHRHRAAEPSYQAHASIESLDELDACLDAMRDDFRASPGRLWRETTA
- a CDS encoding glycosyltransferase, translated to MKEIDADRWTARRMGRHRSRKQGGRPTRAVFVLAGLDAGGTEKIVNMLAHHRVARGDTVDVVALNAESAGSFFPYQEGIAIHALGDRTGPRFLRSLVRFWRLRRLLHRLQPDVALSFLTKVNVITAIAATGLGISLILSERNNFLIQKMHPLWPALFARVAQGRRLVMQTAQARSALPAALQSDAVVIPNPISPPPPIWELPDYRPAFVAVGRLDRQKGFDLLIDAFASALPRLPSASLAIFGEGPERRSLEEQMRALGLGERAVLPGVAKSPDDWMAAGSVFVLSSRFEGFPNVLLEALARGAPVVAFDCPWGPSEILRASGGYPLVPPGDTDALAEALVRVDRDPELRRRMADAGPAIAAGYTPAVVFAKWDALIDDAMRERTVRVADPAAERTGPVCGGA
- the rfbF gene encoding glucose-1-phosphate cytidylyltransferase, giving the protein MKVVLLAGGLGSRLAEETKRVPKPMVEIGGRPIIMHVMDIYSHWGFHDFIVAGGYKCMSIKAFFHNFHLSTADFTVSLGSGAMTLLQTRPLDWNVSVVDTGLATMTGGRLLLLRDWIGRDTFMVTYSDGVGNIDLNALLAFHRSHGRLATVTAVRPPARFGALDIENGRVVDFSEKVRQREAWINGGFFVFEPGVLDYIPALSEPLELSPLARLASDGELYAFQHDGFWHPMDTIRDRDHLDGLCCDGTPPWLNFMPDYPVSLSQSAAGLPAREHVHG